A single genomic interval of Canis lupus dingo isolate Sandy chromosome 6, ASM325472v2, whole genome shotgun sequence harbors:
- the RMI2 gene encoding recQ-mediated genome instability protein 2 gives MAAAAAPVGAAGSVAGGGGGPVAVRLPRSPPLKVLAEQLRRDAEGGPGAWRLSRAATGRGPLELVTVWMQGTVVTAGGGEARLRDPSGAFSVRGLERVPRGRPCLVPGKYVMVMGVVQVCSPEPCLQAVKMTDLSDNPVHENMWELEVEDLHRIIP, from the exons atggcggcggcggcggcgcccgtAGGGGCTGCGGGGTCGGttgccggcggcggcggcggcccggtgGCCGTGCGGCTGCCGCGGTCGCCGCCGCTCAAGGTGCTGGCGGAGCAGCTGCGGCGCGACGCAGAGGGCGGCCCGGGCGCGTGGCGACTGTCGCGGGCGGCGACGGGCCGCGGGCCGCTGGAGCTGGTGACCGTGTGGATGCAGGGCACGGTGGTGACGGCGGGCGGCGGCGAGGCGCGGCTGCGAGACCCGAGCGGGGCCTTCTCGGTGCGCGGCCTGGAGCGGGTGCCGCGCGGGCGGCCCTGCCTTGTCCCAG GAAAGTATGTGATGGTGATGGGAGTGGTTCAGGTGTGCAGCCCTGAGCCGTGCCTTCAGGCTGTGAAGATGACAGACCTCTCCGATAACCCTGTCCACGAAAACATGTGGGAACTAGAAGTGGAAGATTTACACAGGATTATTCCTTAG